The following are from one region of the Paenibacillus bovis genome:
- the ribE gene encoding 6,7-dimethyl-8-ribityllumazine synthase, whose translation MANIFEGHLVSQDLKFGIVVARFNEFITSKLLSGALDALQRHGTPQDNVDVAWVPGAFEIPLIALKMAESGKYDAVITLGTVIRGSTSHYDYVCNEVAKGVSAINLKTGVPVIFGVVTTENIEQAIERAGTKAGNKGWDSANAAIEMANLSKQLK comes from the coding sequence ATGGCTAACATTTTTGAAGGACATTTAGTATCACAGGATCTGAAATTCGGTATCGTTGTTGCCCGTTTTAACGAGTTCATCACCAGCAAGCTGCTCAGCGGTGCGCTGGATGCTCTGCAGCGTCACGGCACGCCACAGGACAATGTAGATGTCGCATGGGTACCTGGCGCTTTTGAAATTCCGCTGATTGCCCTGAAAATGGCCGAATCCGGCAAATACGATGCAGTTATCACCCTGGGCACTGTTATTCGCGGATCTACTTCTCATTATGACTATGTCTGCAACGAAGTCGCCAAAGGCGTATCCGCGATCAATCTGAAAACGGGCGTACCGGTGATCTTCGGTGTTGTAACTACCGAGAACATTGAGCAGGCGATCGAGCGTGCCGGTACCAAAGCGGGCAACAAAGGCTGGGATTCCGCCAATGCGGCGATTGAAATGGCGAATTTGTCCAAACAGCTCAAATAA
- the ribD gene encoding bifunctional diaminohydroxyphosphoribosylaminopyrimidine deaminase/5-amino-6-(5-phosphoribosylamino)uracil reductase RibD, with translation MNILNDEFYMSLALDMAEKAQGQTDINPVVGCVVVKDGRIVGMGAHLRRGTGHAEVHALNMAGTEAEGATAYVTLEPCSHYGKTPPCSDRLIKEKVKRVVVAAVDPNPQVAGSGIERLRSNGIEVITGVLAERSERLNETFNKYITTGLPFVTLKTASTLDGRLASRTGDSKWISNSDARERVHGMRHRHQGIMVGIGTVLADDPELTTRTATPGINPVRIVIDSQLRIPDQARLLNTEQADTMIVTTAQADPVRASQLESRGIRILRCGEGPHVDLTLAMRMLGEQEISSILLEGGGRLNGSMLEAGLVDRVTLFFAPKLIGGDMSTFTFDGFEKMNQAVTLEQVEVETLEDNVCISGRTRYHHL, from the coding sequence ATGAATATATTAAACGATGAATTCTATATGTCACTTGCCCTGGATATGGCCGAAAAAGCCCAGGGACAAACCGATATTAATCCGGTTGTCGGCTGTGTAGTAGTCAAAGACGGACGGATCGTCGGAATGGGAGCCCATCTGAGACGGGGCACCGGACACGCCGAAGTACATGCGCTCAATATGGCGGGTACAGAAGCGGAAGGTGCTACAGCCTATGTCACACTGGAACCCTGCAGCCATTATGGCAAAACACCGCCATGCAGTGACCGTCTGATCAAAGAAAAGGTCAAGCGGGTAGTCGTAGCAGCGGTAGATCCCAATCCGCAGGTCGCCGGTTCTGGCATTGAACGTCTGCGCAGTAACGGCATCGAAGTGATAACCGGAGTGCTGGCTGAACGTTCCGAGCGTCTGAACGAGACTTTTAACAAATACATCACAACCGGACTTCCATTTGTTACGCTCAAGACAGCCAGCACACTGGATGGACGTTTGGCTTCCCGTACAGGCGATAGCAAATGGATCTCGAACAGCGATGCCCGTGAGCGTGTACATGGGATGCGTCATCGCCATCAGGGGATTATGGTCGGCATTGGTACCGTACTGGCTGATGATCCGGAGCTGACTACCCGTACAGCGACACCGGGTATCAATCCGGTACGGATTGTAATCGATTCGCAGCTGCGTATTCCCGATCAGGCCCGATTGCTGAACACAGAGCAGGCGGATACAATGATAGTTACTACTGCACAGGCAGATCCTGTACGTGCCAGTCAGCTGGAGAGTCGAGGCATTCGGATTTTGCGCTGTGGAGAGGGGCCTCATGTTGACCTGACGCTGGCGATGCGGATGCTGGGAGAACAGGAGATTTCCTCGATTCTGCTGGAAGGTGGCGGACGGCTCAACGGCTCTATGCTGGAAGCTGGTCTGGTCGATCGGGTAACTCTGTTCTTCGCACCAAAGTTGATCGGTGGCGATATGTCGACGTTTACCTTTGACGGATTCGAGAAAATGAATCAGGCAGTTACTCTGGAGCAGGTAGAAGTGGAGACGCTGGAGGACAACGTCTGTATCAGCGGACGTACTCGTTATCATCATCTGTAA
- the ribE gene encoding riboflavin synthase, translating into MFTGLIEEIGTLKRSERRGETMVLGIAASRIMPGLAIGDSVACNGVCLTVTSIAGSLFTVDVMPETHRLSSLKDLRSGSPINLERAMAANGRFGGHIVQGHVDGTAVVEQVEHNQNAVIFQIKPQDTSLFRYIIPKGSIAVDGISLTVIAVMNNTFTISIIPHTLKETVLAHRKPGDTVNLECDVLGKYVEHMLQYRSASPNDAQQGSQSTLTANFLQENGYM; encoded by the coding sequence ATGTTTACTGGATTAATTGAAGAAATCGGCACGCTCAAGCGCAGTGAACGCCGGGGAGAGACGATGGTACTCGGGATTGCTGCTTCACGCATTATGCCTGGGTTGGCTATTGGCGACAGTGTCGCATGCAATGGAGTCTGTCTGACAGTTACCTCGATAGCCGGTTCTCTGTTTACAGTAGATGTAATGCCGGAGACACACCGGCTGTCCAGTCTCAAGGATCTGCGTTCCGGCAGTCCGATCAATCTGGAAAGGGCTATGGCGGCTAATGGAAGATTTGGTGGTCATATTGTCCAGGGACATGTGGATGGTACAGCGGTTGTTGAACAGGTAGAACATAATCAGAACGCGGTTATTTTTCAAATCAAGCCACAGGATACATCGCTGTTCCGCTATATTATTCCCAAAGGCTCTATCGCTGTGGATGGCATCAGTCTGACTGTCATTGCAGTCATGAATAATACTTTTACGATCTCGATCATTCCGCATACGCTCAAAGAAACAGTGCTTGCCCATCGCAAGCCGGGAGATACTGTGAATCTGGAATGTGATGTTCTAGGCAAGTATGTAGAACATATGCTGCAGTATCGCTCTGCTTCGCCGAATGATGCCCAGCAGGGTTCCCAATCTACACTGACAGCGAACTTCTTGCAGGAGAACGGTTATATGTAA